One Thioclava sp. ES.031 genomic window, GTCGAGCCCGGTATAGGGCTGACGCACTTGGCCGCCGTCGAACATCTCGTTGAAATACTCTGTCATCGCGCCGGTTAAGTCCCCCTAGTCTTTTATTTATGTCTAGGCCCTGTACCCCCCGAGTAAAAGGCGATGGCCGATGTTATGCAACGCGCCGCGTCAGGGAAAAGTTCATTTCATAGCATCTGCCGCAAAATTGTGCAGTGCCGAGCAGCCCCGCGCCCTTGTCAGGATGGCGCCCCTGACCCTATCTGGAAAGCAACCGATCAGACACGAGGAACCTCATGACGCTCACACCCCGCCGCCCAGTTTTCGATGCGAATTCAAATGCAGGGGCGTTCGGCGATCTGCCCGAATGGGATCTGAGCGATCTCTATCCCGCGCCCGACGCGCCGGAACTGACCAAGGACATGGCGTGGCTGGAAAAAGCCTGCGCCGAGTTCGCCGCCGATTACGAAGGCAAACTGGCCGATCTCGATGCCGCGGGCATGGCAGAGTGCATCAAGCGCTACGAGGAGATCGACGAGAAAGCGGGCCGCGTGATGTCCTATACGGGCCTGCGCTATTACCAGAACACGACCGACCCGGCGCGGGTGAAGCTGCTGTCCGACGCGCAGGACAAGATCACCACCTACACCACGCCGCTCGTCTTCTTCAGCCTCGAATTCAACCGCATCCCGGACGAGACCTACGAGGCCGTCTTCGCCGATTCGAAGGTCGCCCGCTACAAGCCGGTGTTTGACCGGATGCGCGCGATGAAGCCCTATCAGCTCTCCGACGAGCTGGAGAAATTCCTGCACGACCAGTCGGTCGTCGGCGCCGCCGCGTGGAACCGTCTGTTCGACGAGACCACCGCCGCGCTGGAATTCGAGGTGCAGGGCGAAAAGCTGAGCCTCGAGGCCACCACCACCCTTCTCTCCGACCACAACCGCGAAAAGCGCGAAGCGGCGGCGAAAGAGCTGGCGAATGTGTTCGGCGAGAACATCCGCACCTTCTCGCGCATCCACAACACGCTGGCGAAGGAAAAGGAAATCGAGGATCGCTGGCGCAAGATGCCGACGCCGCAGACCGGTCGCCACCTGTCGAACGACGTGGAGCCGGAAGTCGTGCAGGCGCTGCGCGACGCCGTGGTCGCCGCCTACCCGCGCCTGTCGCATCGCTACTACAAGCTGAAGGCGAAATGGCTCGGCCTCGACAAGCTGCAGATCTGGGACCGCAACGCGCCGCTGCCCACCGAGGCCCCGCGCGACATCATGTGGGACGAGGCGAAGGACACCGTGCTGGACGCCTATTCCGGCTTCGATCCGCGCATGGCCGACATCGCGCAGCCCTTCTTCGACAAAGGCTGGATCGATGCGGGCGTGAAACCGGGCAAGGCGCCGGGTGCCTTTGCGCATCCGACCGTGACGACCGTCCACCCCTATGTGATGCTCAACTACCTCGGTAAACCGCGCGACGTGATGACGCTGGCGCATGAGCTGGGCCACGGCGTCCATCAGGTGCTGGCCGCGAAACAGGGCGAGATGCTGGCCAACACGCCGCTGACGCTGGCCGAGACGGCCTCGGTGTTCGGCGAGATGCTGACCTTCCGCAAGCTGCTGGCTGCCGCGAAAACCAAGGAAGAGCGCAAGACGCTTCTGGCCGGCAAGGTCGAGGACATGATCAACACGGTCGTCCGCCAGATCGCCTTCTATGATTTTGAGTGCAAGCTGCATGCGGCCCGCGCCGAAGGGGAGCTGACGCCCGAGGATATCAACGCGCTGTGGATGTCGGTGCAGGGCGAAAGCCTCGGCCCGGCATTCGAGTTCATGGAGGGCTATGAGACCTTCTGGTCCTACATCCCGCACTTCGTCCACTCGCCCTTCTACGTCTATGCATACGCCTTCGGCGACGGCCTGGTGAACGCGCTCTACGCCGCCTACGAGGCCGCGCCCGAGGGCTTCCAGGACAAGTATTTCGCGATGCTCGAAGCGGGCGGCTCGATGCACCACAAGGAACTGCTCGCGCCCTTCGGCCTCGACGCGTCCGACCCGGCCTTCTGGGACAAGGGCCTGTCGATGATCGAAGGCTTCATCGACGAGCTGGAGGCGATGGAGGAGTAATCCTCCCTCGCCTGTCTCAAGACGAAAAAACGCCGCGCGAGGTTCTCAACGCGCGGCGTTTCCGTGACTGTCTCCCCACAAGCACAGTCATCGCCAACCGGAACCTTTACCCCTTACAGGCCCCGGTCAGATCAGCATTTCTTCGACCTCGAAACGGGTCAGCCGCGGCGCGGCGATCGGGCCGAATTCGCGCAGCTTGTCCATCTGCGGAAACAGCGCGAGGAACAGCTCGGCCATCCGCGGGTCGATCGTCCGCTCGAACCCTTCGCCGGGGTGGAAGCTCTCGACCTCCATGCCGCCGACCTTGAGCGAGCCGTGCTGCTCCAGCACCAGATGATAGGCGGAGACCGGCGAGATCGGCGTAACCTCGATGACGCTCACCCCATCGACGAAGGCCGCGATCGGCGCATAGGCCGCCTCGATGCCCAAGCGTCCGCGCAGCCGGGCATCGCGCAGGCAGATCCGCGCATGCGGGCCCAGCACCAGATCCTGCGACGGACGGCCATGTCCGAAGGCTTCGGCGGTCACGCGGATCATCCGCGCGGCCACGTCCTTCGCCGCCGGGAACATTGTCATCGAGCCTTTCCAGGTGACGGTCTCGACCCGCTCATCGGCGGTCAGAACCCGCATCCCGGGCACCAGATCCTCAACCGAGATCGGGCCTTCCTCGGTCGCGATCACGGCACCGCGCGCCAAGGCCGAAAACGCCTCTTCGAACAGCGGGATCGCCGGGGCGACGCGGGATGTTTCTTCGATGAAGCCGTTCGCCTCCAGCCACCACGCGGCGTAGCGGCGGGTCATCGCGGAGGCGCGTAGGGCGCGTTTCGGCGCGTTCGGACTCGCACGCAAAGGGCGCGGCAAAGGCGGTTCGGTTTCGGTGGGACGTAGCGCGGCAGCTGCCGTCCGGTGGGGTAGATTCATGCGATAGGCCTTTCGGTCTTCTCACGGCTGCATCGGCCCCCACCGGTTGCAGAGAGACGCTCACAACATGGCTAAAACCTGCACAGGCGTCAAATTATTGAAGCGATTGTCGCGTGATCGCCAAGCAGTCAGCCCCTGCCCCAACGGCACGTTTCTCCACCGCGCACAAACCGCCACAATCTCACCACATTCAAAGCGAATCACCCGCCCCCAGAGACACTGGAGACGGGTGATGAAAATGGCCGGGCGTGGCAGCGCCCGGCCAGGTCTCGCGCGGCGATCAGCATGACCAATTACGATCGCCGCGCGAGAAGGGAGCTCACTGTGCGGCGCTGACCCGGCGCGAGGCAGACGCCACAGCGCGGCTGGCCTGCGAAGGGCGCGCCTTGCGGGCCCAGGGCATCCGCGTGTCGCAGTCGCGTGCGGAAGCCACGGCGGCTTTCATCCAGCGGCGGGTCGGTTGAGTTTTGTTCATGTCTTTGTCCCCTCGTCTCGAGATCGTTTTCGATCCGGTTCGGGACTGTTTTGCCCGCGCAATGGGGCCAGCATGGGGCGGGAGTTGGATTTTTTCGCGCAAGGAAACGAAAGAATGCGGCAAGGTCGATTGTTTCAGCGAACCTGTCGGCCCCGCGCAGAGCGCCGCCCGCGCGCCCAGATCAGAGCCGGATCGCCGAGAGCAGACGCCCGTAATCGGCCTCGCCCGCATGGGTCGTGCGGCGGTAGGAATAGAAACGCTCAGGCTCCTGATAAGTGCAGCGGCGCATCCATTCCGCCTCGCCGACGCCCGCCTCGCGCAGCCGGTGCAGCGAGAAGCTCGGCAGGTCGAAATGCGGCTTGCCCGAGGGGCCGGGCGAGAAGAAGCGGCTGTAGTCCATGTCCTCCATCAGGAACTGCTCCATGAAGTCTTCGCCGACCTCGTAGGAATGGACCGAGATGCACGGCCCGATCACCGCCGTAATGTCCTCGCGATGCGCGCCCAAGCGCTCCATCGCGTCGAGCGTGTTCTCCAGCACCCCCTCCATCGCGCCGCGCCAGCCCGCATGGGCCGCGCCGATAACGCCCGCTTTCGGGTCGGAGAACAGCACCGGCTGGCAATCGGCGGTCAGGATCGAAATCGCGATGCCCGGCACCTTGGTCACGGCCGCATCGGCGCGCGGCGGCGGATCGGTAATCTCTTCGATCACGGCGACATCGGGCGAATGCACCTGATTGACGCCTTGCAGCGCGTTCAGCTCCACGCCCATCGCATCGGCCGCGCGGGCGCGATTGGTGCGCACCGCCTCGCTTTGATCCGACGAGCCGGGACCGCAGTTGAGCCCCGCGAAAATGCCCGAGGACGCGCCGCCTTTGCGTGTGAAGAACCCGTGCTTCACGGTTCCCAAGGCGGGTGAGGTCAGAATTTCGAGCATCGTCGACATCGCGTTCCTCAATAGCTCAGATGGTCTTCGGATCGAACCCCGGCGGCAGCGGCGCAGCGGGTGCGACAATCGCCAGAGCTTGGAACAGGTGACCCATTTCCTCGGGATGGGTCAAGCGGCGATGCGCGGCGATATGGGTCTCGCGCGCGGCCCCCGATAACGCTTCCGCGAGGCGCTGCGCCCGTGCCGTGATGCCCAGCCGCTCCAGCAGAACGCCCTGCGCGGTCATGCCCGAGACGGCGGCCCCCGCGTCTTGCGCGGCCTGCGCCAGAGGCTCGAAATCGACATGGGCGGTCAGGTCCGCCTCGCCGGGCTCCGCAAACGGATCGACAGGCTCATGGCCCTTGAGCGCCTGAAACGTGTCACCCTTGGAATGCCAGTTGCCATAGTCGATCAGCAGCGCCGTGCCGCCTTGGTTTGCAATCCGCGCAGCCAGCGTCTCGGTGAAGTTCACCGCAGCCGCACAGGTCTCGACCACGTCGCCCGGTGCGGTGTCGGCCATGCGCGGCTCCAACGCCTCGAGGCGCGACGGCGGCGCGAGGCCGGGCGTCAGCGTGCCGTCGTCGGACAGCCCTACCTGCCGCTCGGCCCAGCCGTCGCCGTCCCGCTGGAACTGCCGGATCGGCAGCGCGTCGAGAAACTCGTTCGCGACGACGAAAATCGGCCTCTCGGGCAGGCCGTCGATCGTCTCGTGCCACGTGATCTGATGCGGCGCGAGCGTCGCGCGCTGGATCTCGCGCAAGGTGGGCGAGGCCTCGATCAGATGGACCTGTGCGGCCTCCACCATCCCCGGCACGGCCTTCATCGCACGCAGCATATCGGCCATCAGCGTGCCACGCCCCGGCCCTGCCTCGGCCAGCACGAAGGGCGCGGGCCGGCCCTGATCGAGCCACGCCTGCGCCAGACACAGCCCCAGCATTTCGCCGAACATCTGGGAAATCTCCGGCGCAGTGATGAAATCGCCTGCGCGCCCGAACGGATCGCGGGTGGCGTAATAGCCATGCTCGGGATGCAGCAGGCAGGCGCTCATATAACGGTCGAGCCGCATCGGCCCCTCCGCCGCGATCTGCGCGGCAAGGATGTCGCCCAGCGGGGTCACGAGGCTTTCGGCGCCCGAAGCGCGCGGATCACGAAATACAGCCCCACCGCGATCATCGGCAGCGACAGCACCTGCCCCATCGTCAGCCCCCAGCCATCGGTGAAGCGGATCACATGGCCGTAGGGATTGCCGAGGGTCACAAATTGCGGATCGCCCTGCCGGAACAGCTCGACAAAGGCGCGCGCGGCACCATAGCCCATCAGGAACACGCCGAGGCTCAGGCCTGGGCGCTTCAGCGAGCGGCCGAACCAAACCATGCTCCACAGGATCAGCCCGAGCAGCAGCCCTTCCAGCCCCGCCTCATAGAGCTGCGAAGGATGGCGCGCGCAGGTGCCATCCACCTGCCCCGCGATCCCGAGGCAGGTCTGCGCCAGCTCACCGGGGAAGATCACGCCCCACGGCACGTCCGTGGGACGCCCCCAAAGCTCCGGCTTGATGAAATTCGCGATCCGCCCGAGGAACAACCCGATCGGCGCGACCAGCGCCATCGCATCGGCCAGTTTCAGCTTGGGCACGTCATGCCGTCGCGCGAACCACCAACCCGCGAGCAGAGTGCCCAAGAAACCACCGTGGAAGGACATGCCGCCCTGCCAGACCTTCACGATGTCGAGCGGATGGGCCAGATACCAAGCCGGTTCATAGAACAGGATGAAGCCAAGCCGCCCGCCCAGAACCACGCCGATGATCACCGCCGTCAGCAGGTCCTCGACCTTGCCGTGCTCCATCGGCGAGCGGTTCTGAGGCCAGAGCGTATCGCGCTTCATAAGCGCCACGATGATCTGCCAGCCCGCGATCAGCCCCGCGATGTAGGCCAGCGCATACCAGCGGATCGGCAGGCCGAGACCGGGGATCGTGATGGCGACCGGATCGAAATCGGGGAAGGGAATGGCGAGAGGCAGCAAGGCGGTCTCCTGTCAGAAATCGCCGCGAGAAAGCCCTGCGCAGGCCGGGAAGTCAACCTTGCCAGCGGGACCGCCGGGGCCCATATAGACAGGGAAGCAAAAATTGACCGCAAGGGGATGCCGATGCAGCCGCCCAACAAGATGTTCGACGAAATGTCCAAGCTGATGACCAACGCGATGGGCGTGGCCCAAGGCGCGAAGGACGAGGCCGAGACGGCGATGAAAAGCTGGATGGACCGCTGGCTGGCCGACCGCGACCTCGTGACCCGCGAGGAATTCGACGCGGTGCGTGCGATGGCGCAGAAAGCGCGCGAGGAAAACGAGGCGCTGAAGGCCCGCATCAAGGCGCTCGAAGGCAAGTCCGAGAGCTGAACTCTTCGCGATGGAATTTGAAAACGCCCGGTCCGAATGGCCGGGCGTTTTTCGTTAAAGCCGCCCTCTTAGCACGGGGCGACCAGCCCCGGGCCGCGCCCGACCCTCCCCCCGGGAGGGCGCATTGGCGATGTCAGCGCGGGCACATCCGACTTACGGGCTTGCGGGATAAACTGCCCGGCCACAATGCGGAGTAAGGCGCCCACCCGAGGCTCGGGCGCGTCCCTCTGTCAGACTTCCAGACACATCACCACAAACCAAAATGCCCGCGCCGAGGCGCGGGCAGATTGAATCTCCGTCGAAAGCCTCGCGGCCTTACTCGCCTTCCGCCTTGTCGTAGGCGTCGATGATCTTCGCGACCATCGGGTGACGCACCACGTCTTTCGCGGTGAAGTAGTTGAAGCTGATCCCCTCGACATGGCCGAGGATGCGCTCCGCATCCTGAAGGCCCGAGGGCATCCCGCGCGGCAGGTCTACCTGAGAGCGGTCGCCGGTGATGACCATCCGCGAGCCCTGCCCCAGACGGGTCAGGAACATCTTCATCTGCATGGTCGAGGCGTTCTGAGCCTCGTCCAGCACCACGAAGGCGTTCGACAGCGTGCGGCCGCGCATGAAGGCGAGCGGCGCGATCTCGATCCGCTTCTCCTCCAGCAGTTTTGCGAGCTGCTTGGCTGGCAGGAAGTCGTTCAGCGCGTCATAGAGCGGCTGCATATAGGGATCGACCTTGTCCTTCATGTCGCCGGGCAGGAAGCCCAGACGCTCGCCCGCCTCGACGGCCGGACGCGACAGGATGATCTTGTCGACATGACCACCGATCAGCATGGTCACACCCACGGCCACCGCGAGATAGGTCTTGCCGGTGCCCGCAGGCCCGATCCCGAAGGCCAGCTCGTGCTCGAAGAGATGCTTCACATAGGCTTTCTGCGCCTCGGTGCGCGGCTCGACCTGCTTCTTGCGGGTGCGGATCTCGAACTTGCCCGCCTCGAACATCTCGAGCTGCTCGTCGACCGTGGTCCCGGTGCCGCCCAGATCGGCCATGCGCAGCGCCGCATCGACTTCTTCGGCGTCGATCTGCTTGTTCTGTTCGAGGCGTTGATACAGCTGATGCAGCACGGCGGCGGCTTGCGATTGCGCTTCGGGCTCGCCCACCACGGCCAGTTGGTTGCCACGCCGCAGGATATGAACCTGAAGTTTGTGCTCTATCTGGGCCAGATTGCGGTCGAATTCACCGCAAAGATCGATCAGCAGCCGGTTGTTGGGGAACTCAAGAAGCGTCTCGTGAGCATCCTGAGAGCGAGGCGGGGGTGTGATCGCGCTGAAGCCCAAATACAGAGTCTCCTTAGCTGGTTTGGTAAAGATATGGTGCCTGCCTCGGGGGATTCACGCAAGCACTGGTTTCCCGCCCTCCTAGGCGCGGCGGCGAATTTCATCAAACTGAAACCAAAAAACGCAGGCGCGGTTCCGCTTGGCCGCATTGCCTATTTATTAGGCGAAGTCGGTTTCGCAAGGGGCTGCGCACCGATACGCCGATCGAGAATGCCACCTCTTCGCCGCACCGCATCATGACCGCCGAATCGCTGGCTGCAAAAAAGGGCCTCCGTGGCGCAGAATCGCGCGGCAAAAGCCAAACGCCCCACAACCCTAGCGCGAGAACTGTCGCAGCAAGCGGAACACCCGCCGACTTTTTTGGCTATTGTTCCCACAAACCCGGCAAATATCGACAAACTCTCGCCAATTTGGGTTCGTTCAGGGCAAACTGCGCACAGACGGAGCCAGGATCGGAGAGATTCTGAGCGCCGTATGTAATCCCGCTGCCCGATCAGGAGAGTCTCGAGAGATGAAGACCATTGCAATCACCGCCGCCGCGCTGCTCACCGGTATGGCATTCGCTGGCGCCGCCCAGGCCGGTACGAGCTGCTACACCGGCCCGGTCGGGCGTGATCACGTCAACAACAAGACCGTCTGTGGCCCGACCCGCAAGCAACAGATTCATATCGACTGCTTCCGCGGTCCGTGGCGTGAGACGATCTGGGATCACCCGCAGGGCAGCTTCGTCGATGATCTGGTGGCGTTCGGCTACGATTACGGCGATGCGAACGGCCTCGCGACTCAGATCTGCAAGAACGAGAGCCTCGTGGGCAACCCGGAAGGCCTGCGTAAGGAGCTTCTGAAAGCGATCGCGAACGATCCGCCCGGCCCGAACTGATCGGCCAGCTTTCCCAATCAAAAAGGGCCGCGGATCACGCGGCCCTTTTCATTTGAGGCGTCAACGCGACGAGAGGTCAGATCAACTCGCCCGCCAGCGAATTCGGCGCCGTCCCGGTGATCCGCACCTTCGCCAGAACGCCGGGGCTAAGCCCTTCGCCCGAGACATGGACCGCCTGCAGGTAATCGGACTTGCCGACCCACTGGCCGTCCAGCCGCCCGGGCTTCTCAAAAAGCACGTTCACTTCGCGCCCGATCATGCTCTCCTGACAGGCCCGCTGTTGCGAGGTCAGAAGCGCCTGAAGCTCTTGCAGCCGCGCATCGGCGACCTCTGCAGGCACCGCGCCTTTCGCGCCAGCCGCGGGCGTGCCCGGGCGCGGCGAGTATTTGAACGAATAGGCCATGCCGTAATTGACCTCGCGGATTAGCGCCATCGTGTCCTCGAAATCCTGAACGGTCTCGCCGGGGAAGCCCACGATGAAATCGCCCGAGATCACGATGTCGGGGCGCGCGGCGCGAATGCGCTCGATCAGGCGGATATAGCTCTCCGCCGTATGCTTGCGGTTCATCGCCTTGAGGATCTTGTCCGAGCCCGATTGCACCGGCAGATGCAGATAGGGCATCAGCTTCGGCTCGTCGCCATGGGCCGCGATCAGATCGTCTTCCATGTCGTTCGGGTGCGAGGTGGTGTAGCGGATGCGCTCAAGCCCATCGATCTTGGCGAGCGACCGGGCCAGCCGCGCGAGCGACCAGTCACCCCCCTCACCTTCCCCGTGATAGGCGTTGACGTTCTGACCCAGCAGCGTGATCTCGCGCACGCCTTTCTCGACCAGCGCCCGCGCCTCGCGCAGGATCTTGTCCGCCGGGCGCGAAACCTCGGCCCCGCGCGTGTAAGGCACCACGCAGAAGGCGCAGAACTTGTCGCAGCCTTCCTGCACCGTCAGGAAGGCGGTCGGGCGCGCCTGCACGGGGCGTGCGGGCAGATGGTCGAACTTGTCTTCCAGAGGAAACTCGGTCTCGACGGGGCGCGCGCCATTATCGGTCCGCGCGACCAGTTCGGGCAGCTTGTGATAGCTTTGCGAGCCCACGACCAGATCCACCAGATCCGAGCGCCGCAGTATCTCGTCCCCCTCGGCCTGCGCGACACAGCCCGCGACACCGATTTTCAGATCGGGCTTGGCCTCCTTGAAAGGACGCAGACGGCCCAAATCGGAATAGACCTTCTCGGCCGCCTTCTCGCGGATATGGCAGGTGTTGAGCAGCACCATATCCGCCGCGCCCACATCGTCGGTCAGCTCATAGCCCTTGGCGCCCATGGCCTCGGCCATGCGCTCACTGTCATAGACATTCATCTGACAGCCATAGGTTTTGATATGCAGCTTTTTCGGAGCGTCGCTCATGCCAATCCTCGCGCGTCTTTCCAGCGGGCCTGATACAGCCAAATCACCCTTTCCCGCAAGGTCGCGCATGGCGCGGGCCGTAAAGGCTTGATTTCATGCGGGCCTTCCCCGATCCTGCGCCCGAAGACCCCGCGAAAGGGCCGCATCGGGCATGAAATATTCCTCGCTGATCGATTTTCTCACCCGCAAGAGCGCGGCGCTGTCCAAAGGCCCGGTCGGCGTGATCCTCGCGGAAGACGGGGTCGAGCTGGAGAGCACGATCCGCCACCATGTCGAC contains:
- a CDS encoding M3 family oligoendopeptidase gives rise to the protein MTLTPRRPVFDANSNAGAFGDLPEWDLSDLYPAPDAPELTKDMAWLEKACAEFAADYEGKLADLDAAGMAECIKRYEEIDEKAGRVMSYTGLRYYQNTTDPARVKLLSDAQDKITTYTTPLVFFSLEFNRIPDETYEAVFADSKVARYKPVFDRMRAMKPYQLSDELEKFLHDQSVVGAAAWNRLFDETTAALEFEVQGEKLSLEATTTLLSDHNREKREAAAKELANVFGENIRTFSRIHNTLAKEKEIEDRWRKMPTPQTGRHLSNDVEPEVVQALRDAVVAAYPRLSHRYYKLKAKWLGLDKLQIWDRNAPLPTEAPRDIMWDEAKDTVLDAYSGFDPRMADIAQPFFDKGWIDAGVKPGKAPGAFAHPTVTTVHPYVMLNYLGKPRDVMTLAHELGHGVHQVLAAKQGEMLANTPLTLAETASVFGEMLTFRKLLAAAKTKEERKTLLAGKVEDMINTVVRQIAFYDFECKLHAARAEGELTPEDINALWMSVQGESLGPAFEFMEGYETFWSYIPHFVHSPFYVYAYAFGDGLVNALYAAYEAAPEGFQDKYFAMLEAGGSMHHKELLAPFGLDASDPAFWDKGLSMIEGFIDELEAMEE
- a CDS encoding Hint domain-containing protein translates to MTRRYAAWWLEANGFIEETSRVAPAIPLFEEAFSALARGAVIATEEGPISVEDLVPGMRVLTADERVETVTWKGSMTMFPAAKDVAARMIRVTAEAFGHGRPSQDLVLGPHARICLRDARLRGRLGIEAAYAPIAAFVDGVSVIEVTPISPVSAYHLVLEQHGSLKVGGMEVESFHPGEGFERTIDPRMAELFLALFPQMDKLREFGPIAAPRLTRFEVEEMLI
- the pgeF gene encoding peptidoglycan editing factor PgeF, producing MLEILTSPALGTVKHGFFTRKGGASSGIFAGLNCGPGSSDQSEAVRTNRARAADAMGVELNALQGVNQVHSPDVAVIEEITDPPPRADAAVTKVPGIAISILTADCQPVLFSDPKAGVIGAAHAGWRGAMEGVLENTLDAMERLGAHREDITAVIGPCISVHSYEVGEDFMEQFLMEDMDYSRFFSPGPSGKPHFDLPSFSLHRLREAGVGEAEWMRRCTYQEPERFYSYRRTTHAGEADYGRLLSAIRL
- a CDS encoding class I SAM-dependent methyltransferase codes for the protein MTPLGDILAAQIAAEGPMRLDRYMSACLLHPEHGYYATRDPFGRAGDFITAPEISQMFGEMLGLCLAQAWLDQGRPAPFVLAEAGPGRGTLMADMLRAMKAVPGMVEAAQVHLIEASPTLREIQRATLAPHQITWHETIDGLPERPIFVVANEFLDALPIRQFQRDGDGWAERQVGLSDDGTLTPGLAPPSRLEALEPRMADTAPGDVVETCAAAVNFTETLAARIANQGGTALLIDYGNWHSKGDTFQALKGHEPVDPFAEPGEADLTAHVDFEPLAQAAQDAGAAVSGMTAQGVLLERLGITARAQRLAEALSGAARETHIAAHRRLTHPEEMGHLFQALAIVAPAAPLPPGFDPKTI
- the lgt gene encoding prolipoprotein diacylglyceryl transferase gives rise to the protein MLPLAIPFPDFDPVAITIPGLGLPIRWYALAYIAGLIAGWQIIVALMKRDTLWPQNRSPMEHGKVEDLLTAVIIGVVLGGRLGFILFYEPAWYLAHPLDIVKVWQGGMSFHGGFLGTLLAGWWFARRHDVPKLKLADAMALVAPIGLFLGRIANFIKPELWGRPTDVPWGVIFPGELAQTCLGIAGQVDGTCARHPSQLYEAGLEGLLLGLILWSMVWFGRSLKRPGLSLGVFLMGYGAARAFVELFRQGDPQFVTLGNPYGHVIRFTDGWGLTMGQVLSLPMIAVGLYFVIRALRAPKAS
- a CDS encoding accessory factor UbiK family protein produces the protein MQPPNKMFDEMSKLMTNAMGVAQGAKDEAETAMKSWMDRWLADRDLVTREEFDAVRAMAQKAREENEALKARIKALEGKSES
- a CDS encoding PhoH family protein — encoded protein: MGFSAITPPPRSQDAHETLLEFPNNRLLIDLCGEFDRNLAQIEHKLQVHILRRGNQLAVVGEPEAQSQAAAVLHQLYQRLEQNKQIDAEEVDAALRMADLGGTGTTVDEQLEMFEAGKFEIRTRKKQVEPRTEAQKAYVKHLFEHELAFGIGPAGTGKTYLAVAVGVTMLIGGHVDKIILSRPAVEAGERLGFLPGDMKDKVDPYMQPLYDALNDFLPAKQLAKLLEEKRIEIAPLAFMRGRTLSNAFVVLDEAQNASTMQMKMFLTRLGQGSRMVITGDRSQVDLPRGMPSGLQDAERILGHVEGISFNYFTAKDVVRHPMVAKIIDAYDKAEGE
- the miaB gene encoding tRNA (N6-isopentenyl adenosine(37)-C2)-methylthiotransferase MiaB, whose translation is MSDAPKKLHIKTYGCQMNVYDSERMAEAMGAKGYELTDDVGAADMVLLNTCHIREKAAEKVYSDLGRLRPFKEAKPDLKIGVAGCVAQAEGDEILRRSDLVDLVVGSQSYHKLPELVARTDNGARPVETEFPLEDKFDHLPARPVQARPTAFLTVQEGCDKFCAFCVVPYTRGAEVSRPADKILREARALVEKGVREITLLGQNVNAYHGEGEGGDWSLARLARSLAKIDGLERIRYTTSHPNDMEDDLIAAHGDEPKLMPYLHLPVQSGSDKILKAMNRKHTAESYIRLIERIRAARPDIVISGDFIVGFPGETVQDFEDTMALIREVNYGMAYSFKYSPRPGTPAAGAKGAVPAEVADARLQELQALLTSQQRACQESMIGREVNVLFEKPGRLDGQWVGKSDYLQAVHVSGEGLSPGVLAKVRITGTAPNSLAGELI